The region GTAGAGAACCTTCATAAAATGATGTTCGAAAAACCGGGCAAAAGCTATAAGGTAGATAAAGAAGTTATTGAAGCTTTAGATAAATTATTAATACTTCACGCAGATCATGAGCAGAACTGTTCTACTTCTACGGTAAGAATGGTAGGTTCTTCTCACGCGGGGCTTTTTGCCTCAATTTCTGCAGGAATTTCTGCACTTTGGGGGCCACTTCACGGTGGTGCAAACCAGGCAGTGATAGAAATGCTGGAAAGAATTAAAGAAGATGGTGGCGATACCAAGAAATTTATGGCAAAAGCTAAAGACAAGGAAGATCCTTTCCGTCTGATGGGCTTTGGTCACCGTGTGTATAAAAACTTCGATCCACGTGCTAAGATCATCAAAAAATCTGCAGATGACGTGCTTGGGCAACTTGGTGTAGACGATCCAGTATTGGACATTGCTAAAGGACTTGAAAAAGAAGCTTTAGAAGATCAATATTTCGTAGATAGAAAATTATATCCAAACGTAGATTTCTATTCAGGAATTATTTACCGTGCATTGGGTATTCCGGTAGAAATGTTTACCGTAATGTTCGCACTTGGTAGGCTTCCGGGTTGGATTGCTCAATGGAGAGAAATGAGGTTGATGAAAGAACCAATTGGGCGACCACGTCAAATTTACACCGGTGCAAACCTGCGTGACTTTAAAGAAGTTGAGAAAAGATAAGAATATCTCTTACATATTAATAAATTCGGAAAAAGCTTCATCATCGTATGAAGCTTTTTCTATATTTGATGAAAATTTTACTTGTGAAATTGAATATCAATAATGAGACTTCCCGCCTAAAAGCGGTGGTTTTAGGTACAGCAGAAAGTAACGGTCCCGTTCCATCTCTTGAAGAGGCATACGATCCCAAGTCGGCCGAATTCATCAGGATGGGGTCTTATCCCAAAGAGGAAGATATGATAGAGGAAATGGAAGCCGTTGCCAAAATACTGGAGAAATATAAAGTGCAGGTTTTTAGACCAAAAGTTATAAAAGATTACAACCAGATTTTTACTCGTGATATCGCTTTCGTGATAGAGGATAAGTTTATAAGATCTAACATTTTACCAGATCGGGAACAGGAAATTGAAGCTATTAGCCACGTTATAGAGCAGATAGACCCTTCAAAAATACTTCAGTTGCCCGAAGAAGCCCATATAGAAGGAGGCGATGTTATGCCTTTAGGTGATTATATTCTGGTGGGAACATACCGCGGTGCAGATTACAAAGATTATATCACGGCGCGTACAAATTTGGAAGCGGTAGAGGCTTTGCAGGAATTATTTCCGCATAAAAAAGTGATTTCTTTCAATTTAAGAAAATCAAATACAGAACCTCGGGATAATGCTTTACACCTGGATTGTTGTTTTCAACCTGTGGGGAATGGCAAGGCAATTATTCATAGAAATGGTTTTTTGGAAGAGGAAGAATATAATTGGTTGGTAAATCTTTTCGGGAGAGAAAATGTTTTTGAAATTTCCCGTGATGAGATGTATTATATGAATTCCAATATCTTTTCTATTGATGAAGATGTGGTGATTTCAGAGAAGAATTTTACGAGATTAAACACCTGGTTAAGGGAACATGGCATTACCGTAGAAGAAGTGCCTTATGCTGAAATTTCCAAGCAGGAAGGGCTTTTGCGTTGTTCAACCTTGCCGTTAATTAGAGAATAGAATTATGAGACAAATCACAGATACAATTTTAATGGTACGCCCGGTGGCGTTTAGAATGAACGAGCAAACGGCGGTAAACAACTATTTTCAAAAAGATCTTACGGCCGATAATGTTAATGAACGCGCCCAGGCAGAATTTGATGAATTTGCTTCAAAACTTAAAAAAGTTGGGGTAAATGTAATTGTGGTAGACGATAAACAGGAAGACGATACGCCAGATTCTATTTTTCCTAATAACTGGGTTTCTTTTCACGAAAATGGGCACATCGCTTTATACCCTATGTTTGCTGAAAACAGGAGGAAAGAGCGCCGAATGGAATATTTCGCAAAATTAGAAGAAAACGGTTTCAAGATTACTCAAATAATAGATTATACCTCGGCTGAAGAACACGATTTATTTCTGGAAGGCACTGGGAGTCTTTTATTAGACCGACAAAACCAAAAAGCTTATTGCGCTTTATCACCCAGGGCAGACGAAGATCTTCTAATAGAATTTTGCGAAGATTTTGAATTCACTCCGGTTATTTTTAATGCTAATCAAAGTGTAGGCGGAAAAAGAAAAGCCATTTATCATACCAACGTAATGATGTGCCTGGCTGAAAATTTTACAGTGATCTGTTTAGATACTATAGACGACAGCAAGGAACGTAAAAATGTACTGAAACATTTAAAAAATGACGGTAAGGAAGTAATTACAATTACTGAAGCACAAATGCATGAATTTGCAGGAAATATGCTCCAGGTTCAGGGTGCATTTGATAAAAAATACTTGGTAATGAGTGCTCGAGCTCATGGCAGTTTAAACCAAGAGCAAATTAGTAAAATTGAAAAACATTGCGAGATTTTAAGCAGTGACCTGGATGTGATAGAAACCTGTGGCGGCGGAAGCGCCCGCTGCATGATGGCTGAAGTTTTCTTACCAAAAGCTTAGTTATCAATCGTCATCCTGAACTTGGTTCAGGATCTAAGATGTTGAAAATACAAAAAAAGGTTAGAAGCTGAACCAAGTTCAGCTTGACGAAGCTAAGAACCTAATGCTTCTTAAACAACTCCTTTAAAAACAAGACCATTATCCCGGCGGTAAAAAATGCAAAAGGGAGAGAGCTAATAATGAGAAACTTTTGCATGGCAGTAAGTACATCGCTTTGAGGTTTTATATTTCCTAGCAGAATAATTGCTTCTGAAAATATCAAAATCAAGATTGCCCAGATAAATCGGAATTTCTTACGTGGATGTTCCTTACCTTTATCGCTAAACATACTCAATACATAAATAGCTGAATCTACCGAGGTGACTAAAAAACTAACTAGTAGAACTATCGTCACGATATTAGTGAAGTCTGAAATCGGAAAAGCTTCAAAAAAGCGAAATAATGAAGTGAAAACATTATCAAATTCGCCATTATAAGTTTCCATACTTCCAATAAGATCAAAAGAAGCAGAGCCAAAAACGCTAAACCAAAAGAAACTTCCCAGCGAGGGGATTAGTAAAACTCCCAAGATCATTTCTCGAATACTTCTTCCTTTAGAAATTCTGGCGATAAAAATTCCGGTGAATGGCGCCCATGCTAACCAGAACGCCCAGTAATAATACGTCCAGTCGGTTAGAAATTCTTTTCCGGGGTTGTATTTGCCCAGTGCTAAACTAAGCGGAACAAAATCTATAATGTAGCTGTATATAGATTCAGAAAACCGGGAAAAAACATTCAGGACATCTACTTGAAAAAAGACAAAAAACATTAGAATTAACGTGATATAAATATTCCAGTTAGAGATGCGTTTTATTCCTTTTTTTATTCCGGCGAAGGCCGAAATAAAAGCTACCAAACAAATTATAAAAACCAATAAAATTGTAAGCCAAAGTGTTCCTGGAGTTGTAGAAGTCAGGTGGCTAATGCCTCCTTCAATTTGCGTAGTGCCCAACCCAATTGCTGCAACCAATCCAAAAACAGTAGTGAGAATAGTAAGTAAATTTACTCCTTCTGGCAGGTATTTTATTCTTTTAAGTTGAGGTAAGCTGGTTCCTAAAAAAATATCAGACTTTCTTACAAAAAGTGCGTAAGCGATAAGCAGTGCGAAAATTCCATAGAAAGCCCAGGCGGTAAAGCCCCATTGATAAAAAGTGTATTCCAGTGCGACTACTTCAGGAGTAGAACTTGTTTTAATGGGTGAATTTAAAAACATAAAAACCGGTTCCTGTACCGCTCTTAGCAAAATACCGGCGCCCATCCCAGCACTGTATAACATCGCGATCCAGGAGGGTCGGTCAAATTCTGGCGGAGAATTTCCCAGTCTTATTTTTCCAAACCTGGAAAAT is a window of Salegentibacter salegens DNA encoding:
- the ctlX gene encoding citrulline utilization hydrolase CtlX, producing the protein MRQITDTILMVRPVAFRMNEQTAVNNYFQKDLTADNVNERAQAEFDEFASKLKKVGVNVIVVDDKQEDDTPDSIFPNNWVSFHENGHIALYPMFAENRRKERRMEYFAKLEENGFKITQIIDYTSAEEHDLFLEGTGSLLLDRQNQKAYCALSPRADEDLLIEFCEDFEFTPVIFNANQSVGGKRKAIYHTNVMMCLAENFTVICLDTIDDSKERKNVLKHLKNDGKEVITITEAQMHEFAGNMLQVQGAFDKKYLVMSARAHGSLNQEQISKIEKHCEILSSDLDVIETCGGGSARCMMAEVFLPKA
- a CDS encoding dimethylarginine dimethylaminohydrolase family protein, with amino-acid sequence MKILLVKLNINNETSRLKAVVLGTAESNGPVPSLEEAYDPKSAEFIRMGSYPKEEDMIEEMEAVAKILEKYKVQVFRPKVIKDYNQIFTRDIAFVIEDKFIRSNILPDREQEIEAISHVIEQIDPSKILQLPEEAHIEGGDVMPLGDYILVGTYRGADYKDYITARTNLEAVEALQELFPHKKVISFNLRKSNTEPRDNALHLDCCFQPVGNGKAIIHRNGFLEEEEYNWLVNLFGRENVFEISRDEMYYMNSNIFSIDEDVVISEKNFTRLNTWLREHGITVEEVPYAEISKQEGLLRCSTLPLIRE
- a CDS encoding BCCT family transporter gives rise to the protein MTQLFQAFLRNPLLYIASGVLFFLALFIFFFTEFFYELIENGSIWVREFFGGFYLWLGLLCVFFLIFIAFSRFGKIRLGNSPPEFDRPSWIAMLYSAGMGAGILLRAVQEPVFMFLNSPIKTSSTPEVVALEYTFYQWGFTAWAFYGIFALLIAYALFVRKSDIFLGTSLPQLKRIKYLPEGVNLLTILTTVFGLVAAIGLGTTQIEGGISHLTSTTPGTLWLTILLVFIICLVAFISAFAGIKKGIKRISNWNIYITLILMFFVFFQVDVLNVFSRFSESIYSYIIDFVPLSLALGKYNPGKEFLTDWTYYYWAFWLAWAPFTGIFIARISKGRSIREMILGVLLIPSLGSFFWFSVFGSASFDLIGSMETYNGEFDNVFTSLFRFFEAFPISDFTNIVTIVLLVSFLVTSVDSAIYVLSMFSDKGKEHPRKKFRFIWAILILIFSEAIILLGNIKPQSDVLTAMQKFLIISSLPFAFFTAGIMVLFLKELFKKH
- a CDS encoding citrate synthase, with product MSKVATIEIDGKKYEFPVVEGTENELGINIKKLRAEAGVITLDRGYKNTGSCESAITFLNGEEGILRYRGYSIEALAEKADFLEVAYLLIFGELPTKTQLDKFYADIKEESTVDEEMKKILDGFPKSAHPMGVLSSLTSALIAFNPSSVNVDSEEEMYKAIVKILGKFPVLAAWTLRKKNSLPLNYGDDSLGYVENLHKMMFEKPGKSYKVDKEVIEALDKLLILHADHEQNCSTSTVRMVGSSHAGLFASISAGISALWGPLHGGANQAVIEMLERIKEDGGDTKKFMAKAKDKEDPFRLMGFGHRVYKNFDPRAKIIKKSADDVLGQLGVDDPVLDIAKGLEKEALEDQYFVDRKLYPNVDFYSGIIYRALGIPVEMFTVMFALGRLPGWIAQWREMRLMKEPIGRPRQIYTGANLRDFKEVEKR